The following are from one region of the Coccinella septempunctata chromosome 7, icCocSept1.1, whole genome shotgun sequence genome:
- the LOC123316707 gene encoding uncharacterized protein LOC123316707 codes for MVTSAYLRKRITNLVKSKKYNHKCKYKFRFRSSNCGKSKSFPCVAMEPLEITTKEEIYDDALHEACLNGTLESVKKMVNSKKVYIDCVNKEGITPLGVVVLKLYAHRPVDMDWSTVEDLEEKLKLLLRKGADPLKKLSRETTVAEFIFRGEIMLCVQPSVADLLVSAPNWGYLGHHGGPRKSKKYLTLYPIRIAILSHRLPIFQNMNEYDYIILDGLKINFFEFQET; via the exons ATGGTTACTAGTGCCTATTTACGAAAAAGAATCACGAATTTGGTTAAGTCCAAGAAATATAATCACAAGTGTAAATACAAATTTCGATTCCGATCTTCAAATTGTGGTAAGAGCAAATCATTTCCTTGTGTCGCGATGGAGCCTTTAGAAATTACTACGAAAGAAGAAATCTATGATGATGCTCTTCATGAAGCATGCCTAAACGGCACGCTTGAATCTGTGAAAAAGATGGTGAATTCGAAAAAAGTTTATATCGATTGCGTGAATAAAGAGGGTATAACTCCCTTGGGTGTAGTCGTGCTGAAATTATATGCTCATAGACCTGTAGACATGGATTGGTCCACCGTTGAGGATCTTGAAGAAAAACTCAAATTGCTGCTGAGAAAAGGTGCGGATCCTTTGAAGAAGTTAAGCAGAGAAACAACGGTTGCTGAATTTATATTTCGAGGAGAAA TTATGCTGTGTGTCCAACCCTCAGTGGCGGATCTACTCGTGAGCGCACCAAACTGGGGCTACCTTGGACATCATGGAGGGCctcgaaaatcaaaaaaatatctCACCCTTTACCCCATAAGAATTGCGATACTTTCTCATCGTTTACCAATCTTTCAGAACATGAATGAATACGATTATATTATATTAGATGGActgaaaataaacttttttgaatttcaagagaCTTAA
- the LOC123316610 gene encoding uncharacterized protein LOC123316610, producing the protein MFFYSLLNFFQYNIIAFSYITQMKTIKYMEDYQKEHFRSFSSAGEEVNKSIVKKMRLGKYLSLGQMLFTVLSLISLLPIKSDRSGILYIIMMIKRARVPYIVELFHSLHFYVVHFFAFQVVYCYNNVMLYFVLHLHFQYLLLIEDCKRLEYGLDTYGYTNKYHRTIESRLNAVLSHYQTVSRFQILIDDLFRRPMFFVVWVGLVALMFVSYLLVEVDLGSDILLVFMVWISIIEIALHFVAYGQLYADQRNNLWDTLLDFQWINWNSRNRRTYQMFLKHVNQETVIKPGGLINLDLTFLIWFGRKTVSAVAFLSTIEEINSSN; encoded by the exons ATGTTTTTTTATTCGTtactaaatttttttcagtacaaCATAATTGCTTTCTCGTATATAACTCAGATGAAAACAATCAAATATATGGAGGATTACCAAAAAGAGCACTTTCGCTCTTTTTCTTCGGCAGGTGAAGAAGTCAATAAAAGTATAGTGAAGAAGATGAGACTGGGAAAATATCTTTCTTTGGGCCAGATGCTTTTCACCGTTCTCAGTTTGATCTCCCTACTGCCAATAAAGTCCGATAGATCTGGTATTTTGTATATAATTATGATGATAAAACGAGCAAGAGTACCCTATATCGTAGAATTATTCCATTCCCTTCATTTTTACGTCGTTCATTTCTTCGCTTTTCAAGTCGTTTATTGCTATAACAACGTGATGCTTTACTTCGTTCTCCATCTACACTTTCAATATCTTTTATTGATAGAAGATTGCAAACGATTGGAATATGGCTTGGATACTTATGGTTATACGAATAAATATCATCGAACAATTGAGAGCAGATTGAATGCTGTATTAAGCCACTACCAAACTGTCAGCAG gtttcAAATTCTTATAGATGATCTCTTCAGGCGTCCCATGTTTTTCGTAGTTTGGGTTGGACTTGTAGCCCTGATGTTTGTTAGTTACTTATTAGTTGAG GTAGATCTGGGATCAGATATTTTATTAGTTTTTATGGTTTGGATAAGCATCATTGAGATAGCCTTGCATTTTGTTGCTTATGGTCAACTTTATGCCGATCAA AGGAATAATTTATGGGACACTCTATTGGATTTCCAATGGATCAATTGGAACAGCAGAAACAGAAGAACGTATCAAATGTTCCTCAAACATGTGAATCAAGAAACAGTAATAAAACCTGGAGGCCTCATTAATCTAGATTTGACATTCCTCATATGg tttgggAGGAAAACTGTGTCTGCTGTTGCGTTCCTATCTACGATCGAAGAAATAAACAGTTCGAATTAA
- the LOC123316608 gene encoding uncharacterized protein LOC123316608 isoform X1: protein MFLRRKNPERGEKSESKLEPLILQNSRIKFSQEQLQNLNHILCKKVQRKRNHTDKHFLKAKSVAERLTQRLLCAVGMLDPRFASKFLVENNPKAINNISNKSLSYLVRLDELSTPPLYELDSVSRLEIIENDQDCPTSYCRIRVPMSEMKTWNEFINPNGFLRRDKVQTRLVKLLAEAAENDRQITPQTIDESVVCGIPGKIVDAATLHHILKIPSFEQIYYGQDGTEVGFPNPSDFRIAIVDDPQGILLRLEFLSAIFDNICLDIRLLIAIGVDAWPSSSDFPRRIHLVHPDCLLYHMAAETGMYLVGFGVQSSAWQIRVPAAEYTILSHYNETSTISTILDILKISEDEIDIPRSLKQYQLSYKILNEYIFLTSLFEELEKNSTKPLNDAVDWSSMYTSKIVLTILDQIMFNLAQQKLPNYFFKQSNLLVNPGHLSEDDYMIEANNIRMFILKLYDESLQNFSSDAEFTTLVKTQENEINLLIKWRDLIDGLLPKVYTKKNGFCLMKSKRRKHFEHLQFTRYQLEYISLVMRSILNVRRRILKFQVTQIHNFNGDEDEQRTEDIAYLTCILMEQAKEKFLHKDAKLDKKRSKLESEYSWYSSRFIEMLRDDTTIKSLDLEDDIVMVHTVIDLLHKAVDFNEKYLARVLQPYLTNLFEVSFEISWHLEDIKSRFDGEELKSLGCFCKLVNAGEITPAQGIVDAKSKNWSWAIEMMRLAENMEIRIVLTPDRGKVNQYVIYPNENSREGMKKTTKDSLERKNTFLGKNYSGTLKKSKDLSELDEENISEHELLKMKSPLTSIVATTHRRGDYRGCGDTFMSLICLRKIGIFNEITSTLPEEEKNNLIEIMNNLQDFQCRNTRDKTWTDTLPKVQKNVFLTSKDVVQKYIPKEESAGVR from the exons ATGTTCCTGAGAAGAAAAAACCCCGAAAGAGGGGAGAAATCTGAGAGCAAACTGGAGCCTCTGATTTTGCAAAATTCCAGGATAAAATTCTCCCAGGAGCAACTGCAGAATTTGAATCATATATTATGTAAAAAAGTTCAACGGAAACGGAATCACACAG aTAAGCATTTCCTCAAAGCTAAAAGCGTCGCAGAAAGACTAACTCAGCGATTGCTATGTGCAGTAGGCATGTTGGATCCAAGGTTTGCTTCGAAATTTCTGGTGGAAAACAACCCCAAAGCCATAAAT aaCATATCCAACAAGAGTTTATCTTACTTGGTACGCTTAGATGAGCTCTCAACGCCACCCCTTTATGAACTGGACAGTGTATCCAGAttagaaataattgaaaatgaccAAGACTGTCCAACCTCATATTGCAGAATACGCGTTCCTATGTCCGAAATGAAAACCTGGAATGAGTTTATCAATCCCAACGGTTTTCTAAGAAG GGATAAAGTTCAAACTCGCCTAGTGAAACTGTTAGCAGAAGCAGCAGAAAACGACCGACAAATAACACCTCAAACTATCGATGAGTCTGTTGTATGTGGGATACCAGGGAAAATAGTGGATGCCGCTACTTTACACCACATATTGAAAATTCCTTCCTTCGAGCAAATCTACTATGGGCAAG ATGGAACAGAGGTAGGATTCCCAAACCCTTCAGATTTTCGTATTGCGATAGTTGATGATCCACAAGGCATACTACTGAGATTGGAATTTTTATCTGCAATTTTCGACAATATATGTCTCGATATAAGGCTTTTAATTGCCATTGGCGTTGATGCCTGGCCATCTTCTTCTGATTTCCCAAGAAGGATCCATTTGGTTCATCCTGACTGCTTGCTCTATCATATGGCCGCTGAGACA GGCATGTATCTTGTTGGATTCGGTGTTCAATCATCCGCATGGCAGATAAGGGTGCCAGCAGCAGAATATACCATATTAAGCCATTATAATGAAACAAGTACCATCTCAACTATACTTGACATACTGAAGATTTCAGAAGACGAAATAGATATACCCAGAAGTCTGAAGCAATACCAG TTATCCTACAAAATACTCAATGAGTACATATTTCTCACATCGCTTTTCgaagaattggaaaaaaattccaCGAAACCCCTGAACGATGCTGTTGACTGGTCTTCCATGTATACGTCGAAAATAGTTCTGACTATATTGGATCAGATTATGTTCAATCTGGCACAACAGAAACTGCCGAATTATTTCTTCAAGCAGTCCAACCTTTTGGTGAATCCAGGGCACTTGTCAGAGGATGATTATATGATAGAGGCCAACAATATCAGGATGTTTATTCTGAAACTGTACGATGAGTCTTTACAGAATTTCTCAA GTGACGCAGAATTCACAACGTTGGTGAAAACGCAAGAGAACGAAATTAATCTACTGATCAAATGGAGGGACCTTATTGATGGGTTGTTACCGAAGGTCTATACGAAGAAAAATGGATTCTGCTTGATGAAGTCCAAGAGAAGGAAACATTTCGAACATCTGCAATTCACAAGATACCAGTTGGAGTACATCAGTTTGGTCATGAGGAGTATCTTGAACGTCCGCAGAAGAATTCTGAAG TTCCAAGTAACGCAAATTCATAACTTCAATGGTGACGAAGATGAACAACGCACAGAGGATATTGCATATCTGACCTGTATCCTTATGGAACAAGCCAAAGAAAAATTCCTTCACAAAGACGCAAAGCTAGACAAGAAGCGATCAAAACTCGAAAGTGAATATTCCTGGTACAGTTCCAGATTTATCGAAATGTTGAGAGATGATACGACCATCAAATCTTTGGACTTAGAAGATGACATCGTTATGGTGCATACCGTCATAGATTTGCTTCATAAAGCTGTAGACTTCAACGAGAAATATCTAGCTAGGGTTCTTCAACCTTACCTGACGAATTTATTCGAAGTTAGTTTTGAAATCTCATGGCATCTCGAGGATATAAAGAGTAGATTCGATGGCGAAGAACTGAAGTCATTGGGGTGTTTTTGTAAGCTTGTGAATGCTGGAGAAATAACACCAGCCCAGGGTATTGTGGATGCCAAGAGTAAAAATTGGTCTTGGGCGATTGAGATGATGAGATTGGCTGAAAATATGGAAATTCGAATAGTTTTAACGCCAGACAGAGGAAAGGTTAACCAGTACGTGATATATCCTAACGAGAATAGCAGAGAGGGTATGAAGAAAACTACAAAGGATTCATTGGAGAGGAAAAATACATTTCTGGGTAAGAATTATAGTGGTACCCTCAAAAAATCAAAAG ATCTCAGTGAACTGgatgaagaaaatatatctGAACATGAACTCCTCAAAATGAAAAGTCCACTCACCTCAATCGTTGCAACTACCCATAGGAGGGGAGACTATAGGGGTTGTGGAGATACTTTCATGTCCCTCATCTGcttgagaaaaattgga attttcaatgAGATAACGTCAACACTTCCCGAAGAGGAGAAAAATAACCTCATTGAAATCATGAACAATCTACAAGACTTTCAGTGTCGTAACACAAGAGACAAGACCTGGACTGATACCTTACCCAaagttcaaaaaaatgtttttctcacTTCTAAAGACGTTGTTCAAAAGTACATACCCAAAGAAGAGAGTGCTGGAGTGAGATAG
- the LOC123317425 gene encoding ankyrin-3-like, whose amino-acid sequence MLLRFIRDINAPLNSIGDTALLISVRRGFYKITKKILAMNADVNKGCFFTDNPLHCAAFFQRKEYISYPVEVGGSVEKRNGLGETPLHVACYNSPEKEIMEKCLENNPYSYIMDHNGNIPFYTVVAEYNQKIVMTTELVELFLDRGLNVDAKDFRGRSPLHYCFRRSNSQIASIFLRNNAYLDLTTKHSVCLLKYIPTSLKTNEIGKIILKFIAMEICKGTPVNETLKERLSKREEADDYLEQCYQEINRLKSHRIEDTCVTYWKLLTKSIKQLARYTTNYLILEEIEAFDVDLYPIYSADILYKFEKGRKRMELMTECSVILNRFSEWKLPGHFINMVIDRLSIAEMENLIVAGVTDQHIL is encoded by the coding sequence ATGTTGCTGAGATTCATAAGAGATATCAACGCGCCTTTGAATTCAATTGGGGATACAGCACTTCTTATATCGGTCCGGAGAGGTTTCTATAagattacaaaaaaaatattggcaATGAACGCTGATGTTAATAAGGGCTGTTTCTTCACGGATAATCCGCTGCATTGTGCTGCTTTCTTCCAGAGAAAGGAGTATATAAGTTATCCAGTCGAAGTTGGAGGAAGCGTGGAGAAAAGAAATGGCCTAGGGGAAACTCCCCTACATGTAGCTTGTTACAATTCACCCGAGAAAGAGATTATGGAGAAATGTCTAGAAAATAATCCATATTCCTATATCATGGACCACAATGGTAACATACCGTTTTATACGGTTGTCGCCGAATACAACCAGAAAATTGTTATGACAACAGAATTGGTGGAACTCTTTCTAGACAGGGGATTAAATGTGGATGCCAAGGATTTTCGTGGACGCTCACCTCTCCATTACTGCTTCAGAAGAAGCAATAGCCAGATTGCTTCGATCTTCCTGAGAAACAATGCCTATCTAGACTTAACTACAAAACACTCGGTATGTCTCTTGAAATACATCCCAACTTCGTTAAAAACGAACGAAATAGGGAAGATCATCCTGAAATTCATTGCCATGGAAATTTGCAAAGGTACTCCTGTAAATGAAACGCTGAAGGAACGTTTGAGCAAACGCGAAGAGGCAGATGATTATTTGGAACAATGTTACCAAGAGATAAACAGGCTCAAATCTCATAGAATAGAAGACACTTGCGTCACTTATTGGAAGCTTCTCACGAAGAGTATAAAGCAATTGGCGAGGTACACTACTAACTACCTTATCCTGGAGGAGATTGAAGCATTCGATGTAGACTTATATCCAATTTATAGCGCAGACATCCTTTATAAATTTGAAAAGGGCAGGAAAAGGATGGAATTGATGACAGAATGTTCAGTTATATTGAACAGATTCAGCGAGTGGAAATTACCAGGTCATTTTATAAATATGGTAATTGATAGGCTGTCGATAGCTGAAATGGAAAATTTAATAGTAGCAGGGGTGACAGACCAACATATTTTATGA
- the LOC123316608 gene encoding uncharacterized protein LOC123316608 isoform X2, with translation MFLRRKNPERGEKSESKLEPLILQNSRIKFSQEQLQNLNHILCKKVQRKRNHTDKHFLKAKSVAERLTQRLLCAVGMLDPRFASKFLVENNPKAINNISNKSLSYLVRLDELSTPPLYELDSVSRLEIIENDQDCPTSYCRIRVPMSEMKTWNEFINPNGFLRRDKVQTRLVKLLAEAAENDRQITPQTIDESVVCGIPGKIVDAATLHHILKIPSFEQIYYGQDGTEVGFPNPSDFRIAIVDDPQGILLRLEFLSAIFDNICLDIRLLIAIGVDAWPSSSDFPRRIHLVHPDCLLYHMAAETGMYLVGFGVQSSAWQIRVPAAEYTILSHYNETSTISTILDILKISEDEIDIPRSLKQYQLSYKILNEYIFLTSLFEELEKNSTKPLNDAVDWSSMYTSKIVLTILDQIMFNLAQQKLPNYFFKQSNLLVNPGHLSEDDYMIEANNIRMFILKLYDESLQNFSSDAEFTTLVKTQENEINLLIKWRDLIDGLLPKVYTKKNGFCLMKSKRRKHFEHLQFTRYQLEYISLVMRSILNVRRRILKFQVTQIHNFNGDEDEQRTEDIAYLTCILMEQAKEKFLHKDAKLDKKRSKLESEYSWYSSRFIEMLRDDTTIKSLDLEDDIVMVHTVIDLLHKAVDFNEKYLARVLQPYLTNLFEVSFEISWHLEDIKSRFDGEELKSLGCFCKLVNAGEITPAQGIVDAKSKNWSWAIEMMRLAENMEIRIVLTPDRGKVNQYVIYPNENSREGMKKTTKDSLERKNTFLDLSELDEENISEHELLKMKSPLTSIVATTHRRGDYRGCGDTFMSLICLRKIGIFNEITSTLPEEEKNNLIEIMNNLQDFQCRNTRDKTWTDTLPKVQKNVFLTSKDVVQKYIPKEESAGVR, from the exons ATGTTCCTGAGAAGAAAAAACCCCGAAAGAGGGGAGAAATCTGAGAGCAAACTGGAGCCTCTGATTTTGCAAAATTCCAGGATAAAATTCTCCCAGGAGCAACTGCAGAATTTGAATCATATATTATGTAAAAAAGTTCAACGGAAACGGAATCACACAG aTAAGCATTTCCTCAAAGCTAAAAGCGTCGCAGAAAGACTAACTCAGCGATTGCTATGTGCAGTAGGCATGTTGGATCCAAGGTTTGCTTCGAAATTTCTGGTGGAAAACAACCCCAAAGCCATAAAT aaCATATCCAACAAGAGTTTATCTTACTTGGTACGCTTAGATGAGCTCTCAACGCCACCCCTTTATGAACTGGACAGTGTATCCAGAttagaaataattgaaaatgaccAAGACTGTCCAACCTCATATTGCAGAATACGCGTTCCTATGTCCGAAATGAAAACCTGGAATGAGTTTATCAATCCCAACGGTTTTCTAAGAAG GGATAAAGTTCAAACTCGCCTAGTGAAACTGTTAGCAGAAGCAGCAGAAAACGACCGACAAATAACACCTCAAACTATCGATGAGTCTGTTGTATGTGGGATACCAGGGAAAATAGTGGATGCCGCTACTTTACACCACATATTGAAAATTCCTTCCTTCGAGCAAATCTACTATGGGCAAG ATGGAACAGAGGTAGGATTCCCAAACCCTTCAGATTTTCGTATTGCGATAGTTGATGATCCACAAGGCATACTACTGAGATTGGAATTTTTATCTGCAATTTTCGACAATATATGTCTCGATATAAGGCTTTTAATTGCCATTGGCGTTGATGCCTGGCCATCTTCTTCTGATTTCCCAAGAAGGATCCATTTGGTTCATCCTGACTGCTTGCTCTATCATATGGCCGCTGAGACA GGCATGTATCTTGTTGGATTCGGTGTTCAATCATCCGCATGGCAGATAAGGGTGCCAGCAGCAGAATATACCATATTAAGCCATTATAATGAAACAAGTACCATCTCAACTATACTTGACATACTGAAGATTTCAGAAGACGAAATAGATATACCCAGAAGTCTGAAGCAATACCAG TTATCCTACAAAATACTCAATGAGTACATATTTCTCACATCGCTTTTCgaagaattggaaaaaaattccaCGAAACCCCTGAACGATGCTGTTGACTGGTCTTCCATGTATACGTCGAAAATAGTTCTGACTATATTGGATCAGATTATGTTCAATCTGGCACAACAGAAACTGCCGAATTATTTCTTCAAGCAGTCCAACCTTTTGGTGAATCCAGGGCACTTGTCAGAGGATGATTATATGATAGAGGCCAACAATATCAGGATGTTTATTCTGAAACTGTACGATGAGTCTTTACAGAATTTCTCAA GTGACGCAGAATTCACAACGTTGGTGAAAACGCAAGAGAACGAAATTAATCTACTGATCAAATGGAGGGACCTTATTGATGGGTTGTTACCGAAGGTCTATACGAAGAAAAATGGATTCTGCTTGATGAAGTCCAAGAGAAGGAAACATTTCGAACATCTGCAATTCACAAGATACCAGTTGGAGTACATCAGTTTGGTCATGAGGAGTATCTTGAACGTCCGCAGAAGAATTCTGAAG TTCCAAGTAACGCAAATTCATAACTTCAATGGTGACGAAGATGAACAACGCACAGAGGATATTGCATATCTGACCTGTATCCTTATGGAACAAGCCAAAGAAAAATTCCTTCACAAAGACGCAAAGCTAGACAAGAAGCGATCAAAACTCGAAAGTGAATATTCCTGGTACAGTTCCAGATTTATCGAAATGTTGAGAGATGATACGACCATCAAATCTTTGGACTTAGAAGATGACATCGTTATGGTGCATACCGTCATAGATTTGCTTCATAAAGCTGTAGACTTCAACGAGAAATATCTAGCTAGGGTTCTTCAACCTTACCTGACGAATTTATTCGAAGTTAGTTTTGAAATCTCATGGCATCTCGAGGATATAAAGAGTAGATTCGATGGCGAAGAACTGAAGTCATTGGGGTGTTTTTGTAAGCTTGTGAATGCTGGAGAAATAACACCAGCCCAGGGTATTGTGGATGCCAAGAGTAAAAATTGGTCTTGGGCGATTGAGATGATGAGATTGGCTGAAAATATGGAAATTCGAATAGTTTTAACGCCAGACAGAGGAAAGGTTAACCAGTACGTGATATATCCTAACGAGAATAGCAGAGAGGGTATGAAGAAAACTACAAAGGATTCATTGGAGAGGAAAAATACATTTCTGG ATCTCAGTGAACTGgatgaagaaaatatatctGAACATGAACTCCTCAAAATGAAAAGTCCACTCACCTCAATCGTTGCAACTACCCATAGGAGGGGAGACTATAGGGGTTGTGGAGATACTTTCATGTCCCTCATCTGcttgagaaaaattgga attttcaatgAGATAACGTCAACACTTCCCGAAGAGGAGAAAAATAACCTCATTGAAATCATGAACAATCTACAAGACTTTCAGTGTCGTAACACAAGAGACAAGACCTGGACTGATACCTTACCCAaagttcaaaaaaatgtttttctcacTTCTAAAGACGTTGTTCAAAAGTACATACCCAAAGAAGAGAGTGCTGGAGTGAGATAG
- the LOC123316608 gene encoding uncharacterized protein LOC123316608 isoform X3: protein MLDPRFASKFLVENNPKAINNISNKSLSYLVRLDELSTPPLYELDSVSRLEIIENDQDCPTSYCRIRVPMSEMKTWNEFINPNGFLRRDKVQTRLVKLLAEAAENDRQITPQTIDESVVCGIPGKIVDAATLHHILKIPSFEQIYYGQDGTEVGFPNPSDFRIAIVDDPQGILLRLEFLSAIFDNICLDIRLLIAIGVDAWPSSSDFPRRIHLVHPDCLLYHMAAETGMYLVGFGVQSSAWQIRVPAAEYTILSHYNETSTISTILDILKISEDEIDIPRSLKQYQLSYKILNEYIFLTSLFEELEKNSTKPLNDAVDWSSMYTSKIVLTILDQIMFNLAQQKLPNYFFKQSNLLVNPGHLSEDDYMIEANNIRMFILKLYDESLQNFSSDAEFTTLVKTQENEINLLIKWRDLIDGLLPKVYTKKNGFCLMKSKRRKHFEHLQFTRYQLEYISLVMRSILNVRRRILKFQVTQIHNFNGDEDEQRTEDIAYLTCILMEQAKEKFLHKDAKLDKKRSKLESEYSWYSSRFIEMLRDDTTIKSLDLEDDIVMVHTVIDLLHKAVDFNEKYLARVLQPYLTNLFEVSFEISWHLEDIKSRFDGEELKSLGCFCKLVNAGEITPAQGIVDAKSKNWSWAIEMMRLAENMEIRIVLTPDRGKVNQYVIYPNENSREGMKKTTKDSLERKNTFLGKNYSGTLKKSKDLSELDEENISEHELLKMKSPLTSIVATTHRRGDYRGCGDTFMSLICLRKIGIFNEITSTLPEEEKNNLIEIMNNLQDFQCRNTRDKTWTDTLPKVQKNVFLTSKDVVQKYIPKEESAGVR from the exons ATGTTGGATCCAAGGTTTGCTTCGAAATTTCTGGTGGAAAACAACCCCAAAGCCATAAAT aaCATATCCAACAAGAGTTTATCTTACTTGGTACGCTTAGATGAGCTCTCAACGCCACCCCTTTATGAACTGGACAGTGTATCCAGAttagaaataattgaaaatgaccAAGACTGTCCAACCTCATATTGCAGAATACGCGTTCCTATGTCCGAAATGAAAACCTGGAATGAGTTTATCAATCCCAACGGTTTTCTAAGAAG GGATAAAGTTCAAACTCGCCTAGTGAAACTGTTAGCAGAAGCAGCAGAAAACGACCGACAAATAACACCTCAAACTATCGATGAGTCTGTTGTATGTGGGATACCAGGGAAAATAGTGGATGCCGCTACTTTACACCACATATTGAAAATTCCTTCCTTCGAGCAAATCTACTATGGGCAAG ATGGAACAGAGGTAGGATTCCCAAACCCTTCAGATTTTCGTATTGCGATAGTTGATGATCCACAAGGCATACTACTGAGATTGGAATTTTTATCTGCAATTTTCGACAATATATGTCTCGATATAAGGCTTTTAATTGCCATTGGCGTTGATGCCTGGCCATCTTCTTCTGATTTCCCAAGAAGGATCCATTTGGTTCATCCTGACTGCTTGCTCTATCATATGGCCGCTGAGACA GGCATGTATCTTGTTGGATTCGGTGTTCAATCATCCGCATGGCAGATAAGGGTGCCAGCAGCAGAATATACCATATTAAGCCATTATAATGAAACAAGTACCATCTCAACTATACTTGACATACTGAAGATTTCAGAAGACGAAATAGATATACCCAGAAGTCTGAAGCAATACCAG TTATCCTACAAAATACTCAATGAGTACATATTTCTCACATCGCTTTTCgaagaattggaaaaaaattccaCGAAACCCCTGAACGATGCTGTTGACTGGTCTTCCATGTATACGTCGAAAATAGTTCTGACTATATTGGATCAGATTATGTTCAATCTGGCACAACAGAAACTGCCGAATTATTTCTTCAAGCAGTCCAACCTTTTGGTGAATCCAGGGCACTTGTCAGAGGATGATTATATGATAGAGGCCAACAATATCAGGATGTTTATTCTGAAACTGTACGATGAGTCTTTACAGAATTTCTCAA GTGACGCAGAATTCACAACGTTGGTGAAAACGCAAGAGAACGAAATTAATCTACTGATCAAATGGAGGGACCTTATTGATGGGTTGTTACCGAAGGTCTATACGAAGAAAAATGGATTCTGCTTGATGAAGTCCAAGAGAAGGAAACATTTCGAACATCTGCAATTCACAAGATACCAGTTGGAGTACATCAGTTTGGTCATGAGGAGTATCTTGAACGTCCGCAGAAGAATTCTGAAG TTCCAAGTAACGCAAATTCATAACTTCAATGGTGACGAAGATGAACAACGCACAGAGGATATTGCATATCTGACCTGTATCCTTATGGAACAAGCCAAAGAAAAATTCCTTCACAAAGACGCAAAGCTAGACAAGAAGCGATCAAAACTCGAAAGTGAATATTCCTGGTACAGTTCCAGATTTATCGAAATGTTGAGAGATGATACGACCATCAAATCTTTGGACTTAGAAGATGACATCGTTATGGTGCATACCGTCATAGATTTGCTTCATAAAGCTGTAGACTTCAACGAGAAATATCTAGCTAGGGTTCTTCAACCTTACCTGACGAATTTATTCGAAGTTAGTTTTGAAATCTCATGGCATCTCGAGGATATAAAGAGTAGATTCGATGGCGAAGAACTGAAGTCATTGGGGTGTTTTTGTAAGCTTGTGAATGCTGGAGAAATAACACCAGCCCAGGGTATTGTGGATGCCAAGAGTAAAAATTGGTCTTGGGCGATTGAGATGATGAGATTGGCTGAAAATATGGAAATTCGAATAGTTTTAACGCCAGACAGAGGAAAGGTTAACCAGTACGTGATATATCCTAACGAGAATAGCAGAGAGGGTATGAAGAAAACTACAAAGGATTCATTGGAGAGGAAAAATACATTTCTGGGTAAGAATTATAGTGGTACCCTCAAAAAATCAAAAG ATCTCAGTGAACTGgatgaagaaaatatatctGAACATGAACTCCTCAAAATGAAAAGTCCACTCACCTCAATCGTTGCAACTACCCATAGGAGGGGAGACTATAGGGGTTGTGGAGATACTTTCATGTCCCTCATCTGcttgagaaaaattgga attttcaatgAGATAACGTCAACACTTCCCGAAGAGGAGAAAAATAACCTCATTGAAATCATGAACAATCTACAAGACTTTCAGTGTCGTAACACAAGAGACAAGACCTGGACTGATACCTTACCCAaagttcaaaaaaatgtttttctcacTTCTAAAGACGTTGTTCAAAAGTACATACCCAAAGAAGAGAGTGCTGGAGTGAGATAG